Below is a window of Granulicella pectinivorans DNA.
CCACCGTGGTTCCCTTGCTGTTGACCTTCGTCTCCACCGCCCAGGCCCTGTCGAACCGCACCACGTAGTACGTCGCAAACCCCTGCGGCACCCCACCCCGATTCGCCGTCGATGCGAACCGCACCGTCTTGCGTGCGCGATCTCCCACCATCTCCGTGGCCTCACCCGGCACATCGATCAGCAGCCCTCGCGTCTTCCCTTCAGAGAACGTCACCTCCATCGCCGCACACCGTTCCGTCGGAACCAGCTCCACATCGGCGAAGTACCGCATCAACCGCATCTTCATCGTGTGCGGCTTCAGCGTCGACTCCGAAGGCCGGTACGAAGCCGCCCGCGCATCCGCATCCGCCTGGACCTCACCCGAGAATGGCAGAAACACCGCCTGCCCATAATCGCCCAGCCAAGGACTCAACTGATGCGTCGACCGAAATCCCTGCAGCCGGTTATCCCGCGGCTGAAAGAACCACGGCCCATGCCCGCTCGACTGCAGCGTCCAGTGCGCCATCCCAAACGGCACCGCCGCGATCGGCAGCGTATTCCCCCGCGAAAACAACGAAGTAGAATCCGTCCCCTGCAGAATGTTCACGCGCTCCACGCGGCCACCTGGACTCACCGCAGAAGTGGCCACCGCCACATCCTCTGCTCGCCCCGCGCCCGTTCCCAACCCCGCAAGGACAGCCAACCCGGAGCCCTTGAGAAATTCCCGTCTGTCATGTGCCATAGCCGACATTCTCGTCATCGTCCGCACCCTTGGCAAGCCGGCGTCCCTTACCGCTTCTTCCTGCCCTTCGCATTCTTCTCCACACGCAGCTTCCACGCAGCGCGCAGAGCGCCTTCCAGCAACATCGCATCGGCCTCGGCAAGCCGCAAATGCGTCATCCCCATGCGTCCCCAGCCGCCCTTGATCGGTAAAAACACGTCCGGTCGCTCCTCCACAAAAGCAGCTTGCTGCTCCGTTGTCAGCATCAGGTTCCCGTACCCCTCGGCCACAGAGGCCAACGTCGCGAAGATCCTTCCGCCCACACGAAAGTCCATCGCACCCATGTGCGAGCCCTCCTCCGAGCCCTCCAGACTCAAAGCCACACGCCGAAAGTCCTCAGCATTCATGGCATGCATCCTAGTCCACGGAATCAATCACAGCCAAGCTACACTCTCCTCATGCCGCCGATCACACGCCGCGAAGCCCTCAAGCTTGCCTCCGCTGCCTCTCTCACGTCGCTTGCTCCCATCGCGAAGAACGTCCGCTCGACCCCACGCTGGGAGATATTCGAAACCACCTTCGAAGGTCCATCCACCGGCAATCCCTTCGCCGAAGTCACCCTCACCGCGACCTTCACCCTCGGCCATCGCGCCGTGTCCCTCGAAGGCTTCTACGACGGTGCCGGCCAATACAGGATCCGCTTCATGCCCGACGCCGAAGGCTCCTGGTACTTCACCACCCAAAGCAACATCCCCACGCTCAACGGACACACCGGAGCCTTTCTCTGCACACCGCCCACCAGCCACGGCCCCGTAGGCGTAGCCGATACCTACCACTTCGCTCACGCCGACGGTACTCCGTTCTTCCCCTTCGGCACCACCTGCTACGCCTGGGTCCATCAGCCGGAAAAGCTCCAGGCCGAAACACTCGCGACCCTCAAAAAATCTCCCTTCAACAAGCTCCGCATGTGTGTCTTCCCCAAGCACTACGAGTACAACCACAACGAGCCCACGCTCTTCCCCTTCGCCGGAACACCCGGCCACTTCGACCTCACCCGTCCCAACCCAGCCTTCTACGCGCACCTCGAGCAGCGCCTCGCCGGCCTCCGCGCCCTCCACATCGAAGCCGACCTCATCCTCTTCCATCCCTACGACGATCCTGCTCGCTGGGGCTTCGCCTCCATGCCGCCCGCAGCCGACGACGCCTACCTCCGCTACCTCCTCGCCCGCCTCTCCTGCTATCGCAATCTCTGGTGGTCCGTCGCCAACGAGTGGGATCTCATGCACTCCAAGAAGCTCGCCGACTTCGACCGCTTCTTCCACCTCATCGAACAGCACGACCCCCACGCACATCTCCGCTCTATCCATCACTCCGGCCCCATCTACGACAACAGCCACCCGTGGGTCACGCACGCCAGCCTTCAGGTCATCACCTTCGAAAAGGCGCTCGAGTACCGCAACGCATGGCACAAGCCCGTCTGCTTCGACGAGATCCAGTACGAGGGCAACCTCAACAAGCGCTGGGGTAACGTCTCCGGCGACGAACTCACCCGACGCTTCTGGCTCTGTCTCATCCAGGGCTGCTACGCCACCCACGGCGAGACCTTCCTCCCCGAAGACGCCACACTCGACGAGGCCACCACACCCACCATCTGGTGGTCTCACGGAGGCGACCTCCACGGCACCAGCCCCGCCCACATCGCCTTCCTCCAATCCCTCATCCAATCCCCGCTCACCCCCTCGCCGGATCCCTACTACCTCAACGCCACCGCCTTCGATACCACCGGCAAGCCCCCCCGGCAGATCCTCTACTTCATGGACTTCCACCAGCCCCTCTGGTACGAGTTCCCGCTGCCCGAAGGGACCTACAAGGCCGAGGCCCTCGATATCTTCGCTCACACCATCACCCCCATCCCCGGCACGCACTCCGGCAAGTCCCGCATCCGCATGCCGGTCAAGCCATACGCCGCCCTGCGCTTCACCCGCCTCTAAGCGTCCCTCCTATGGCCAACCCATAGAATCTCCTATTGCAATACCATAGGTCTCTGTGCCATCCTTCCTATGGCATTGCAATAGGAGAAAACGCGCATGGGCAACCGCACCGACATCTGGCAGGGCACCCTCGCCCTCATGGTCCTCAAAACCCTCGCCACCATGGGTCCGCAGCATGGATACGGCATCGCCCGCCGCATCGAACAGACCAGCGGTGACGCACTCGCGCTCAACTACGGCACCCTCTATCCCGCCCTCCTCAAGCTCGAGCAGGAAGGGGCCATCGCCAGCGAGTGGGGTCTCTCCGAAAACAATCGCAAGGCCAAGTTCTACAAGCTCACCCGCACCGGCCACGCCCAGCTCAAGCGCGAAGCCAAAGAGTGGAACCAGACCACCGCCATCCTCGCCCGCTTCCTCGAGGGAGAGTCCGCATGAAAGCCCTGCGACGTCTCATCGCACGCCTCACCGGCATCCTCCCCGACAAGCACCGCGAAGCCGAACTCTCCGCCGAGCTCGAAGCCCACATCTCCCTCGCCACCGACGCCAACCTCCGCGCCGGCATGAGCCCCAACGAAGCCCATCGACAGGCCGTCCTCTCCCTCGGCGGCGTCGAGCGAACCCGCCAGGCCTACCGCGAAGGCTCCACCCTGCCTCTGCTCGACGATCTCCTCCACGACCTCACCTTCGCCATCCGCCAGCTCCGCAAGAACCTCGGCTTCACCCTCACCGCCATCCTCATGCTCGCCCTGGGCACCTGTGCCGCCGTCTCCATCTTCGCCTTCGTCGACGCCGCACTCGTCAAGCCCCTGCCCTACAAGGATCCTTCGCACCTCGTAGGCGTCTTCGAGCGCGTCCCCCTCTACGTACATTCCAACCTCTCCTACCCCGACTACCTCGACTGGAAGGCCCGCAACACCGTCTTCTCCTCGCTCGACGTCTACGGCCGCATGGGCGGCCTCATGACCACACCCAGCGGCAAGGTCCTCGTCTCCGCCGCCCGCGTCTCCGACGGCTTCTTCTCCACACTCGGCATCGCGCCCGTCCTCGGCCGCGACTTCCGTCCCGGCGAAGACCTGCCCTCGGCTCCACGCACCGCCCTCCTCAGCTACGCCACCTGGCAAAAGACCTTCAACCAAAGCCCCAGCGTCATCGGCCAGTCCGTCACCATCAACGACGAGCCCGTCACCGTCATCGGCGTTCTACCGCCCGAGTTCCACTTCGCCCCCATCGGCACCCCCGACTTCATCCTCTCCCTCAATCCAAGCGGATCCTGCGATAAGCGCCGTAGCTGCCACTCCCTCTTCGGCCTCGCGCGCCTCAAGCCCGAAGCCACCGTGGCAACCGCACTCGCCAACACCCTCGCCATCGCCGCACAGCTTGAGAACGAACACCCCACCGACAACCGCGGACAGGGAGCCAACGTTATCCCGCTCACCGACTACATCGTCGGCGACATCCGACCCATCCTTCTCCTCCTCCTCGGCGGCGCTGCCCTGCTTCTCTTCATCGCCTGCGTCAACGTCGCCAGCCTCCTGCTCGTACGCTCCGAAAGCCGCCGCCGCGAGATTGCTATCCGCGGAGCGCTCGGAGCCTCACCCGCCCGCATCACACGCCAGTTCGTCACCGAGGCCGCCCTCCTCGTCGGCACGGGCACCGCCATCGGCCTCACCCTGGCCGCCATCGCCATGAAGCTTCTCCTCGCCCTCATCCCCACCGGCATGCTCAACCAGATGCCGTTCTTCCAGGGCATCGGCCTCA
It encodes the following:
- a CDS encoding MmcQ/YjbR family DNA-binding protein — protein: MNAEDFRRVALSLEGSEEGSHMGAMDFRVGGRIFATLASVAEGYGNLMLTTEQQAAFVEERPDVFLPIKGGWGRMGMTHLRLAEADAMLLEGALRAAWKLRVEKNAKGRKKR
- a CDS encoding DUF5060 domain-containing protein; the encoded protein is MPPITRREALKLASAASLTSLAPIAKNVRSTPRWEIFETTFEGPSTGNPFAEVTLTATFTLGHRAVSLEGFYDGAGQYRIRFMPDAEGSWYFTTQSNIPTLNGHTGAFLCTPPTSHGPVGVADTYHFAHADGTPFFPFGTTCYAWVHQPEKLQAETLATLKKSPFNKLRMCVFPKHYEYNHNEPTLFPFAGTPGHFDLTRPNPAFYAHLEQRLAGLRALHIEADLILFHPYDDPARWGFASMPPAADDAYLRYLLARLSCYRNLWWSVANEWDLMHSKKLADFDRFFHLIEQHDPHAHLRSIHHSGPIYDNSHPWVTHASLQVITFEKALEYRNAWHKPVCFDEIQYEGNLNKRWGNVSGDELTRRFWLCLIQGCYATHGETFLPEDATLDEATTPTIWWSHGGDLHGTSPAHIAFLQSLIQSPLTPSPDPYYLNATAFDTTGKPPRQILYFMDFHQPLWYEFPLPEGTYKAEALDIFAHTITPIPGTHSGKSRIRMPVKPYAALRFTRL
- a CDS encoding PadR family transcriptional regulator; its protein translation is MGNRTDIWQGTLALMVLKTLATMGPQHGYGIARRIEQTSGDALALNYGTLYPALLKLEQEGAIASEWGLSENNRKAKFYKLTRTGHAQLKREAKEWNQTTAILARFLEGESA
- a CDS encoding ABC transporter permease, with protein sequence MKALRRLIARLTGILPDKHREAELSAELEAHISLATDANLRAGMSPNEAHRQAVLSLGGVERTRQAYREGSTLPLLDDLLHDLTFAIRQLRKNLGFTLTAILMLALGTCAAVSIFAFVDAALVKPLPYKDPSHLVGVFERVPLYVHSNLSYPDYLDWKARNTVFSSLDVYGRMGGLMTTPSGKVLVSAARVSDGFFSTLGIAPVLGRDFRPGEDLPSAPRTALLSYATWQKTFNQSPSVIGQSVTINDEPVTVIGVLPPEFHFAPIGTPDFILSLNPSGSCDKRRSCHSLFGLARLKPEATVATALANTLAIAAQLENEHPTDNRGQGANVIPLTDYIVGDIRPILLLLLGGAALLLFIACVNVASLLLVRSESRRREIAIRGALGASPARITRQFVTEAALLVGTGTAIGLTLAAIAMKLLLALIPTGMLNQMPFFQGIGLNPRILGFTAVIALGALLVFALTPRLRLSLHHVQQGLADGSRGVSGMAWRRFGANLVIIELATAMVLLVGAGLLGKSLYRLLHVDLGFRPNHIATLGIAAPDAQYSKEEQLTALEKRLHDRVSQLPGVVSVASSTSTPLRGSGTEWVRVLGRPWHGEHLEMPYLCVTPSYLKTLGATLAQGRFFTEQDTKDTTRVAVINRAFARAYFPNEDPVGHQLQHTSIATESPMLIVGIIDDIREGALDKPITPVLYLPFAQGNDTYFQLIVRTTTSEGAMLPTIIEAVHKEAPDVFADSPDTMALILANSSTAYIHRSTAWLAGAFAVTALLLGIVGLYGVVAYSVSQRTREIGVRMALGAQRTTVYKLILREAGSLAIIGIAIGLIASIAAATTMKTLLFGTQAWDITTLAAVATLLGLSALAASFLPAHRAASINPVDALRAE